A genomic window from Spiroplasma helicoides includes:
- a CDS encoding PCC domain-containing protein, with protein sequence MEVREKGQYLMLYFDKGEEIVEGITNATREYTIIDGRISGTGHINRLEYGVLTNADPIFFTKSLVEKLLTVTSFFGKIENREISLMINSVDQEYVIHMGKVFRATAEVETIIFLEVLKTD encoded by the coding sequence ATGGAAGTTAGAGAAAAAGGTCAATATTTAATGTTGTATTTTGATAAGGGCGAAGAGATAGTTGAAGGAATAACTAATGCTACTCGTGAGTATACAATCATTGACGGAAGAATTTCAGGAACAGGACACATCAATCGATTAGAGTATGGAGTATTGACAAATGCCGATCCAATATTTTTTACAAAAAGTCTAGTAGAAAAATTATTAACAGTAACAAGCTTTTTTGGAAAAATAGAAAATCGAGAAATCAGCTTAATGATAAATTCTGTTGACCAAGAATATGTTATTCACATGGGAAAAGTTTTTCGAGCAACAGCTGAAGTTGAGACAATCATATTTTTAGAAGTTTTAAAAACTGACTAA